In the Panulirus ornatus isolate Po-2019 chromosome 57, ASM3632096v1, whole genome shotgun sequence genome, one interval contains:
- the LOC139766432 gene encoding heme-binding protein 2-like, producing the protein MVTNVFFLLFLAITGALASTDFDFSDDDSEDSYFEKHEMAPYTVIKNAETYQVRVYPPTKWACAQTNKSEDKKEGMRMFMALFDYIDGMNDMEMEINMTVPVSMRKDKKGADGTKWCQMCFYIPSALQETTPQPQGDRVFIQERPRMMFATRTFGGYMMRMKQWKAEKVILQEDLKMAEEPGVDFSSTYWAVYDPPMKTTNRRNEVWFPMKE; encoded by the exons ATGGTGACCAACGTATTCTTCTTGCTCTTCCTGGCCATTACTGGAGCTTTGGCTTCAACTGAT TTTGACTTCTCAGACGATGATAGCGAAGACAGCTACTTCGAGAAGCATGAGATGGCTCCTTACACCGTCATTAAGAACGCTGAG ACATACCAAGTGAGGGTGTACCCGCCAACGAAGTGGGCTTGTGCACAGACCAATAAAAGTGAAGacaagaaggaaggaatgagaatGTTCATGGCGTTGTTTGACTACATCGACGGCATGAATGATATGG agatgGAGATCAACATGACGGTGCCAGTGTCGATGAGGAAGGACAAGAAGGGAGCAGATGGCACCAAGTGGTGCCAGATGTGTTTCTACATCCCCTCAGCCCTGCAGGAGACGACCCCACAACCTCAGGGAGACAGGGTCTTCATCCAGGAGAGACCAAGAATGATGTTTGCCACAAG GACTTTCGGTGGCTACATGATGCGTATGAAACAGTGGAAGGCTGAGAAGGTGATCCTCCAGGAGGACCTGAAAATGGCAGAGGAACCTGGCGTCGACTTCTCCAGCACCTACTG GGCCGTCTACGATCCACCAATGAAAACTACGAACCGGAGGAATGAAGTGTGGTTCCCCATGAaggaatag